From the genome of Callithrix jacchus isolate 240 chromosome 7, calJac240_pri, whole genome shotgun sequence, one region includes:
- the STMN1 gene encoding stathmin isoform X1, with amino-acid sequence MGELVQTQYGVHCHALLHSETTPQPQAHTWRCSLGAPQPSALSFYPAGRDYTSRRASGSQGAGLHESCGGGAARAAALGQCGAPRGGHVPLFGAFVRARVCWCSECGQAARTEQVGAGLGRRRRLAAAGLSLSQLIVQLACLLFTMASSDIQVKELEKRASGQAFELILSPRSKESVPEFPLSPPKKKDLSLEEIQKKLEAAEERRKSHEAEVLKQLAEKREHEKEVLQKAIEENNNFSKMAEEKLTHKMEANKENREAQMAAKLERLREKDKHIEEVRKNKESKDPADETEAD; translated from the exons ATGGGAGAGCTGGTTCAGACCCAGTACGGGGTCCACTGCCACGCCCTCCTCCACAGCGAGACCaccccccagccccaggctcacACCTGGCGATGCTCCCTAGGCGCCCCGCAACCCTCAGCATTGTCCTTCTACCCTGCCGGCCGAGACTACACTTCCCGACGTGCTTCGGGGTCCCAGGGGGCGGGGCTCCACGAGAGCTGTGGGGGCGGGGCGGCACGTGCCGCTGCTCTCGGCCAATGCGGAGCCCCGCGGGGAGGTCACGTGCCACTGTTTGGCGCTTTTGTGCGCGCCCGGGTCTGTTGGTGCTCAGAGTGTGGTCAGGCGGCTCGGACTGAGCAGGTGGGTGCGGGGCTCGGGAGGAGGCGGCGGCTGGCTGCGGCCG GACTTTCCTTATCCCAGTTGATTGTGCAGCTCGCTTGTCTTCTATTCACCATGGCTTCTTCTG ATATCCAGGTGAAAGAACTGGAGAAGCGTGCCTCAGGCCAGGCTTTTGAGCTGATTCTCAGCCCTCGGTCAAAGGAATCTGTTCCGGAATTCCCCCTTTCCCCTCCAAAAAAGAAGGATCTTTCCCTGGAGGAAATTCAGAAGAAAttagaagctgcagaagaaagaCGCAAG TCCCATGAAGCTGAGGTCTTGAAGCAGCTTGCTGAGAAACGAGAGCATGAGAAAGAAGTGCTTCAGAAGGCAATAGAAGAGAACAACAACTTCAGTAAAATGGCAGAAGAGAAACTGACCCACAAAATGGAAGCTAACAAAGAGAACCGAGAGGCACAAATGGCTGCCAAACTGGAGCGTTTGCGAGAGAAG GATAAGCACATTGAAGAAGTGCGGAAGAACAAAGAATCCAAAGATCCTGCTGACGAGACTGAAGCTGACTAA
- the STMN1 gene encoding stathmin isoform X2: MASSDIQVKELEKRASGQAFELILSPRSKESVPEFPLSPPKKKDLSLEEIQKKLEAAEERRKSHEAEVLKQLAEKREHEKEVLQKAIEENNNFSKMAEEKLTHKMEANKENREAQMAAKLERLREKDKHIEEVRKNKESKDPADETEAD; the protein is encoded by the exons ATGGCTTCTTCTG ATATCCAGGTGAAAGAACTGGAGAAGCGTGCCTCAGGCCAGGCTTTTGAGCTGATTCTCAGCCCTCGGTCAAAGGAATCTGTTCCGGAATTCCCCCTTTCCCCTCCAAAAAAGAAGGATCTTTCCCTGGAGGAAATTCAGAAGAAAttagaagctgcagaagaaagaCGCAAG TCCCATGAAGCTGAGGTCTTGAAGCAGCTTGCTGAGAAACGAGAGCATGAGAAAGAAGTGCTTCAGAAGGCAATAGAAGAGAACAACAACTTCAGTAAAATGGCAGAAGAGAAACTGACCCACAAAATGGAAGCTAACAAAGAGAACCGAGAGGCACAAATGGCTGCCAAACTGGAGCGTTTGCGAGAGAAG GATAAGCACATTGAAGAAGTGCGGAAGAACAAAGAATCCAAAGATCCTGCTGACGAGACTGAAGCTGACTAA
- the LOC144576954 gene encoding uncharacterized protein LOC144576954 isoform X2 has translation MPPPNSRQKHLQAAATTPVTDEKVEQATGMGPRVAGSWTRHRLPPSPTPTCRHPSCPRVRPRRQKSTRRARERHLSVTSILRFPSR, from the exons ATGCCCCCCCCCAACTCCCGCCAAAAGCACCTCCAAGCCGCCGCCACCACCCCCGTCACAGATGAGAAGGTGGAGCAGGCCACGGGAATGGGCCCCAGGGTGGCCGGGTCGTGGACTCGCCACCGCCTCCCGCCGTCCCCAACTCCAACCTGCCGTCACCCAAGCTGTCCGCGCGTCCGGCCGCGAAGACAGAAGAGCACCCGCCGGGCCCGGGAACGCCACCTCTCAGTCACCAG CATCCTCAGGTTCCCGAGCCGGTGA